One window from the genome of Leptospira broomii serovar Hurstbridge str. 5399 encodes:
- a CDS encoding lipocalin-like domain-containing protein, whose protein sequence is MFYGNKKRDTQAHIRKRRNRVIPRIRFALLITILLFALSSNAEHAVAFGPNKTPQGRTESGKQFRFPQDHFFHNGFRVEWCYFVGILNTETGKELGYELSFFRAFFGSKVSVYPVHFAISDINEKIHKTAQGLERELGSLAGQDKRSIWSSDYRMEVLGPAEFRITAFPRQESGFGIELELKGKPEEILLHGNKGKSIKSRVHPEFYSYYYSIPRLETKGTLYLDGKEYVVTSGNSWMDHEWSSPEGTVNASNLTSKENAWDWICIQLDDGSDIMAFNFRRKSGEASETFGTVRNRDGKVRSFEKEGDLRFQPKNKIWKSSKTGIPYSLEWTLESDQLALEINPKFEDQEFDARETSGLIYWEGGISVKGFKDGKPVSGKGYLELKGGQRR, encoded by the coding sequence ATGTTTTACGGAAATAAAAAGCGGGATACTCAGGCGCATATTCGGAAAAGACGTAATAGAGTTATTCCTCGGATACGATTCGCATTACTAATAACGATCTTATTATTCGCCCTTTCTTCGAATGCAGAGCATGCAGTCGCGTTCGGCCCGAATAAGACGCCACAAGGACGAACTGAAAGCGGAAAGCAGTTCAGATTTCCCCAAGATCATTTTTTTCATAACGGCTTTCGCGTTGAATGGTGCTATTTCGTCGGTATTCTAAATACGGAAACCGGTAAAGAATTGGGGTACGAGCTTAGCTTCTTTCGCGCATTTTTCGGATCCAAGGTTTCCGTTTACCCGGTCCATTTTGCAATTTCCGATATAAACGAAAAAATTCACAAAACCGCACAAGGTTTAGAACGAGAGTTGGGGAGTTTAGCCGGACAGGATAAGCGTTCCATTTGGAGCAGCGATTATCGAATGGAAGTGCTGGGGCCGGCCGAATTTCGAATCACTGCCTTCCCTCGTCAAGAATCGGGATTCGGAATCGAATTGGAATTGAAAGGCAAGCCTGAAGAAATTCTACTCCATGGAAATAAGGGAAAATCGATTAAGAGCCGGGTTCACCCGGAATTTTATTCGTACTATTATAGTATTCCTCGCTTGGAAACCAAAGGAACTCTTTATTTGGACGGCAAAGAGTATGTCGTAACATCCGGAAACAGCTGGATGGATCACGAATGGAGTAGTCCTGAAGGAACTGTTAATGCGAGCAATCTTACTTCCAAGGAAAATGCTTGGGATTGGATCTGCATACAACTCGACGACGGATCGGATATCATGGCCTTTAATTTTCGCCGTAAATCCGGAGAAGCTTCCGAAACCTTCGGAACGGTCAGAAATCGCGACGGGAAAGTAAGATCGTTCGAAAAGGAAGGCGATCTTCGCTTTCAGCCCAAAAACAAAATCTGGAAAAGTTCCAAAACCGGAATTCCATACTCTTTAGAATGGACCCTCGAATCCGATCAGCTTGCGCTGGAAATAAACCCCAAATTTGAAGATCAAGAATTCGACGCGAGAGAAACCTCCGGCTTGATCTATTGGGAAGGTGGAATCAGCGTGAAAGGTTTTAAAGATGGAAAGCCGGTATCAGGCAAGGGCTACCTCGAATTGAAAGGAGGACAGCGGAGGTAA
- a CDS encoding lysophospholipid acyltransferase family protein, which produces MSKIVPRSERKKVRKFLQYAFARLLVGFLSFFPYKLRGKLLFSVVSLLGKATGSAKNRIERHIRLAFPTKTDSEVQTLITHNLRNLANMANEFCEEPRMNSKFLNDWVTLLPNPETHARLFGKGGILVLGHLGNWETMGVSVCYSAPKNNLYVFAKRQSNPWSNAWIERNRATQGIKLVYTDESPRKALSLLKQGKLVAFISDQDAGKNGTFFPFLGRFASTFLGPATFARMTDVPILFCSSWYDDAGKLYFYVEEFQRPLSDPRKDPEKWEREFTYKWVKRLEAEVNEHPADYFWLHRRWHTKPENEKELQIFWDAFQLPFQN; this is translated from the coding sequence ATGTCTAAGATCGTACCGAGAAGCGAGCGAAAAAAGGTTAGAAAATTCCTTCAATACGCTTTCGCGAGATTGCTCGTTGGATTCCTTTCTTTCTTTCCGTATAAACTTCGCGGTAAGCTTTTATTCTCGGTAGTTTCATTACTCGGAAAAGCGACGGGTTCTGCGAAAAATCGAATCGAGCGACATATTCGGCTGGCCTTTCCTACAAAGACCGACTCGGAAGTGCAGACGTTAATCACCCATAATCTGCGAAATCTGGCAAATATGGCCAACGAGTTTTGCGAAGAACCGCGTATGAATAGTAAGTTTCTAAATGATTGGGTAACCCTTTTACCTAACCCGGAAACTCATGCACGTCTCTTCGGGAAAGGCGGTATCCTGGTTTTAGGACACCTTGGGAATTGGGAGACGATGGGGGTCTCCGTCTGCTATTCGGCTCCTAAAAACAACCTTTACGTTTTTGCTAAACGACAAAGTAATCCTTGGTCAAATGCCTGGATCGAGCGGAATCGAGCTACTCAAGGAATCAAACTCGTGTACACGGATGAAAGTCCGCGAAAAGCATTAAGCCTTCTTAAACAAGGAAAATTAGTCGCGTTTATTTCCGATCAAGATGCGGGAAAGAACGGAACCTTCTTTCCATTTTTAGGAAGATTTGCTTCTACCTTCCTCGGACCCGCGACATTCGCTAGAATGACCGATGTGCCGATTCTATTTTGTAGTAGTTGGTACGACGATGCGGGTAAGTTATACTTTTACGTTGAAGAATTTCAACGACCGCTTTCCGATCCTAGAAAGGATCCTGAAAAATGGGAAAGGGAGTTTACTTATAAATGGGTCAAGCGCCTCGAAGCGGAAGTTAACGAACATCCTGCCGACTATTTTTGGCTGCATAGGCGTTGGCATACGAAACCGGAGAACGAAAAAGAATTACAAATTTTTTGGGATGCTTTCCAACTTCCGTTCCAAAACTGA
- a CDS encoding phosphoethanolamine transferase: MGFKINKTLSIMGKKAVLIAIPVILLLSDLIIRDEVFPGFKTLQWSFYLLSFIYTILLYSALIIGLRFLYFYGNKGLYWTSLLLAAFFYTACMAGSYGYYAYTGIMPNFFVFSFLFQEPLNSWTIFWGGLTGRLIVLACLLYLLIASLLYLSTKVLSQKFRFRKILRLASIFCFLLLTAFLHNNTRFNDQVYVSDTNTIAFVWRNVYNKLTGDSLGSAGLQSRNKPKLSNVSPTPTFNILLIVAESLRKNNMSLYGYKKDTTPFLVQNVKNANQYSTFVFKKAFSNSSSTLLSFPSILSGVSPAQPVPMTHSFPLFWEYAKIANYSTFYITSHDLQWNNFKGFFRNSSIDKIWDKEASGSGVFNDIGIDDRKTVQEFKQYVKFLKNKNEKFAGVLHFNTNHFPYLIPEEEKVFPVNTVPDQYDNSVRHMDSLLKEVYEFMKSEGLTENTIVIFTSDHGESLFEHDYLGHIDSNHIETIAIPMIISLPPALSKNGIRTEALKRNTTRTVANTDVIPTILDILNLENKPDVKNYISKLEGKSLLRDLDAERKIIVTNNNEISLYKVGISYLKGNLHYLMNLNTIPPKEKLYDLSNDPNELRDLWPELSETEKEECRKELQECGLCRDLYESIGIRPMNSSSEDSRKSGNKDVSVK; this comes from the coding sequence ATGGGATTCAAAATAAATAAAACACTGTCGATCATGGGAAAGAAAGCGGTTTTAATCGCAATTCCAGTAATCCTACTATTATCGGATTTAATTATCCGAGACGAAGTTTTTCCGGGCTTTAAAACTCTGCAATGGTCGTTTTACCTATTATCATTTATCTACACGATCCTACTCTATTCCGCTCTAATAATCGGGCTTCGTTTTCTTTATTTTTACGGAAACAAAGGTCTTTATTGGACTTCACTTTTGCTAGCGGCATTTTTCTACACCGCATGTATGGCCGGTTCTTATGGATATTACGCTTATACCGGAATCATGCCTAATTTTTTCGTCTTTTCGTTCCTGTTCCAAGAGCCGTTGAATAGTTGGACGATTTTTTGGGGAGGCTTAACCGGACGATTAATCGTTCTCGCGTGCCTATTATATCTTTTAATCGCATCGCTTCTTTATCTTTCGACGAAAGTCCTATCGCAAAAATTTAGATTCAGAAAGATTCTACGTTTGGCGTCGATTTTTTGTTTTTTACTCCTTACTGCATTTCTTCATAACAATACCCGCTTCAACGATCAAGTTTACGTGTCCGATACGAACACGATCGCATTCGTATGGAGAAACGTTTATAACAAACTTACAGGCGACAGTTTAGGTTCGGCCGGGCTCCAGTCTAGAAATAAACCTAAACTATCAAACGTAAGCCCTACGCCTACGTTCAATATCCTACTGATCGTCGCCGAAAGTTTACGTAAAAATAATATGAGTCTTTACGGTTATAAAAAAGACACTACACCTTTTCTGGTTCAGAACGTAAAAAATGCGAATCAATATTCGACGTTCGTTTTCAAAAAAGCTTTCTCAAATTCGAGCTCGACCTTACTTTCCTTTCCTAGCATACTTTCGGGAGTATCTCCGGCTCAACCTGTGCCCATGACTCACAGTTTTCCCCTTTTTTGGGAATATGCAAAGATTGCAAATTACTCGACCTTCTACATTACCAGCCATGATCTGCAATGGAATAATTTCAAAGGTTTTTTCCGAAACTCGAGTATCGATAAAATTTGGGATAAGGAAGCAAGCGGATCGGGAGTTTTTAACGATATTGGAATCGACGATCGCAAAACCGTTCAAGAATTTAAACAATACGTTAAATTCTTAAAGAATAAAAACGAGAAATTCGCGGGAGTACTTCATTTCAATACGAATCATTTTCCCTATCTAATCCCAGAGGAAGAAAAAGTATTCCCTGTCAATACGGTCCCTGATCAATACGATAACTCCGTCCGTCACATGGATAGCTTATTGAAAGAAGTTTACGAATTTATGAAATCGGAGGGCTTAACGGAAAACACTATAGTTATTTTTACTTCAGACCATGGAGAATCGTTATTCGAACACGATTATCTAGGCCATATCGATAGTAACCATATCGAAACGATTGCAATTCCTATGATAATTTCACTCCCTCCTGCCCTTAGTAAAAATGGGATCCGAACGGAGGCATTAAAAAGAAACACGACCCGCACCGTCGCAAATACCGATGTCATTCCGACAATATTGGATATTCTGAACTTAGAGAATAAACCGGACGTAAAAAATTATATCTCGAAATTGGAAGGAAAATCCCTTTTGAGAGATCTGGATGCCGAAAGAAAAATTATCGTAACCAATAATAACGAGATATCGCTTTATAAAGTAGGGATCAGTTATTTAAAAGGCAATCTTCATTACCTAATGAACTTAAATACGATACCGCCGAAAGAGAAATTATACGACTTATCAAACGACCCGAATGAATTGCGGGACCTTTGGCCCGAGCTTTCCGAAACGGAAAAAGAGGAATGCAGAAAGGAATTGCAAGAATGCGGGCTCTGTCGCGACCTCTATGAGTCGATCGGTATTCGCCCTATGAATTCCAGCTCAGAGGATTCAAGGAAGTCCGGCAATAAAGACGTTTCGGTCAAATAA